TCCTCCAGAGTCACTTCCATGCCCAAACTGCGCAGGAACGCGACATCCCAGCCTGGACGGCGGTGGGTGCTGATCCTCAGCTCATCCTTGATTTCATTGCACTCCGTCACCAGTTCCCTGCGTATGCCTGCATGGACATCCGTGGGCTCATCCTTCTTCACAAAGGGAGCCAGTCCATAGTCAGAATCAAAATTCAAAAGTAGGCCGCCGGGCTTCAATACCCGCTGCCACTCCCGATAAGCCTCCATCACATCCGGCAGGGTCCAGGTCAGGTTGCGGGTGACCAGCACATCAAAGGAATTGTCTGCAAAGTCAAGGACCTGGGCATTGCCCTTGCAAAAATCCACACGGCAGCCTGCCGCCAGAGCATTCTGCTTGGCCTGATGAAGCATCTCACCGGACATATCGACACCTGTCACCTCATGCCCCAGCTGAGCCAGCAGGATAGCCAGGAAGCCTGCCCCGGTGCCCACATCCAGCACCTGCAGTTTCCCCTCAGGCAGCTTCTCAGCCAGCACCTGTCGCCAGGCCGCCCCGCAAGGCCCCGCCAGCTCCTTCAGCCGCAGCCTGCTGAAATCCCCGCTGCGCTCGTCCCAATATGCCTCTATCAGCTCCTGAAGCTTAATTTCCTGCTCATAGGCAGTTTCCCTCTGCCGAACATTGGCTTTCACTATCAGCACCCCCATGGTAGTTTCTCTCTGTCTACTATTTTATCTTAGTAAAGACAGAAAAATAAGCCTCCCAGGGGGTTACTTTTATCAAAAGCCTCTCAGTCTTTCTTAACAAGCAAAGCAACATTCTCCACGTGCGAAGTATTTGGGAACATATCCACCGGCTGCACCTTCACGGCCTTGTAGCCCAGCTCATCCAGCACGGCAATGTCCCTGGCCAGGGTGGCGGGGTTGCAGGAGACGTAAACTATCCTGACCGGCTGCATGTCTGCGAAGGTCTTCAGCACTGTTTCCGTGCAGCCTGCCCGGGGCGGGTCTACCACTACCACATCGGGGCGCACACCCTGCTTGTAGAGGCGGGGCATGACCTGGGTGGCATCGCCTACGATGAATTCTGCATTCCTTACGTTGTTGTCCCTGGCGTTTTTATTGGCATCCTGGATGGCGGGCTTCACAATCTCGATACCGATGACTTCCCTTGCCTTCTGGGCCAGGAACAGGGTGATGGTGCCTGTGCCGCAGTAAGCGTCAATGACAGTTTCCTCTCCCTTGAGGTTGGCAAATTCCATGGCCTTGTTGTAGAGGACTTCCGCCTGGGCAGTGTTAACCTGGAAGAAGGAACGGGGGGAGATGTGGAAATTCAGGCGGCCCAGGCTGTCCTGGATGGTGGGACGCCCCCAGATAAGCCTGGTATCCCTGCCCATGATGACATTGTTGCGGTAGGTCTGGATATTCTGATGAACGCTGACCACCTTCGGGAGTCTCGCCCGCAGCATCTTCACGAATTCCTTTTCCCGGGGCAGGGTCTTGCTGGCGGTGACTATGACCACCATGATATCCCCATTGCTGCCCACGCGGCCCACCACATGACGCAGGACGCCGGTGTGCTTGTCCTCATTGTAGACGGGAATGTTCAGCCTGGTGACAATTTCCCGCACGGCGTTCACCACTTCGTTGTTGCCTTCCTTCTGGATATGACAGTCAGTGGTGTCGATGATATTGTGGCTGCCCTGAGCAAAGCAGCCGATAACGGTCTTGCCCTTCTCCCTGCCAATGGGGAACTGCATCTTGTTGCGGTAGTTCCAGGGAGTGGCTGCGCCGAGGGTGGGCTCCACAAAGAGGTCAGGCTGCTTGCCAATGCGGGTCACGGCATCTATCACCTGCTGGCGCTTGGCCTTCAGCTGCGCTTCGTAGCTCAGGTGCTGGAGCTGGCAGCCGCCGCATTCCTTGTAAATGGGGCAGACGGGCTCCACCCGGTCGCTGCTCTTGCGGACAAGCTCCAGCAGCTTGCCCATGGCATAGGTCTTCTTGACCTCCGTGATGCGCACCTTGGCCTTTTCTCCCGGCAAGGCGTAAGGCACGAAGACAGTGAAATCCTCATAGCGCCCCACACCCTCGCCGCTGGTGCCCAGGGTGTTTATTTCAATCTCGTAGACTTGTCCCTGCTGGACAGGTATCTTTCCCTTCATCTTTCCTCACTTGCCTCGCTTGCATCGTCACCAGTCACAAATTCCACCTTGGTAAAGAGGTCGGCAGGCATCTCCAGGATAAACCTGGCGCCGCTTTCCTCCAGCTCCTCACGGGTGCGGAACCCCCAGGTGACCCCCAGGGCAATGGCTCCCGCATTCCTGGCGGTTTCCATGTCCACGCTGCTGTCACCGAAGTAGGCAACTTCCTTGGGGCTAACCCCCATCTTCTCCGCCAGCTTCAGCACCTTCAACGGGTCAGGCTTCCGGGGCAGGTCCGGCTGGTCGCCGATAACCTCAACGAAAGTGCCCTCAGCAAAAAGCTTCCGACAGATTTCCTCGGCGGCGCTCTGATGCTTGTTGGTGCAGACAGCCAGGGGCACCCCCATCTCCTGAAGGCGCTTCAGCATATTGAAGATGCCTGCATAGGGGCGGGTCTTATTGAGGATATTTCTGGCATAGCACTCCTTGTATTCGGCCAGAAGTGCGTCCACCAGTGCCTCATCCCCTGCCTTGTCCTCCGGCAGTACGCGCTCAATCAGCTTGCGGGAGCCGTTGCCCACCTTGTAGCGGTACAGATCCACCTCGAAGGTGGGGAAACCGTGGGCAGTGAGGACTTCGTTCACGCTGTCCGCCAAATCTTCCAGCGAGTCGATAAGGGTGCCGTCAAGGTCAAAGACCGCAGCCTTGGCAGTGACGGCAGCCCTGTTGAAATATTGCATGATAATCCTTTCTGTTCGAAAAAAGCCTTCCCCTTGAGGGGAAGGTGGCAGCCGAAGGCTGACGGATGAGGTGGAAATGAACTAAATACTTCAGCCTGACTCAAAAAGTCGCACCTCATCCGCCCCTTCGGGGCACCTTCCCCAGAGGGGAAGGCTTTATTTGTCTCAGCCGTCCAGCTTCTGGGCCAGCAGCTGGTTCACCATCTGGGGGTTGGCCTTGCCCTTGGAGGCTTTCATGACCTGTCCCACCAAGGCGCCTATGGCCTTCTTGTTGCCGCCCTTGTAGTCGTCCACTGCCTTCTGGTTCTTGGCAATGACCACGTCTACAATGCCCTCGATGGCCTTGGTGTCGGTGATCTGCACCAGGCCCTTGTCCTTGACGATCTTCTCAGGGCTGTCAGTGTTGGTCCACATTTCCTTGAAGACCTTCTTGGCAATCTTGCCGGAAATGGTATCCTTCATGATGAGCTGGATCATCTCGCCCAGGCGCTGGGCCTCCACGGGAGACTTGCTGATATCCAGGCCTTCATCGTTGAGGTTCTTCAGCAGGTCGCCCATCATCCAGTTGGCAGCCAGCTTGGCATCTGCGCCGGTAGCCACCACGGCATCGAAATACTCGGCCATAGCGCGGGAGCTGGTGATGATGCCTGCATCGTAGTCGGACAGGCCGAACTCGCTTTCCAAGCGGGCGCGGCGGGCATCCGGCAGCTCCGGCAGCTCGCTGCGGTACTTCTCGATGGTCTCCTCGCTGGTGATGATGGGAGGCAGGTCCGGCTCCGGCATATAGCGGTAGTCGTGGGCATTTTCCTTGCTGCGCATGGAAAGGGTGATGCCCTGTGCCGGGTCGAAAGTACGGGTCTCCTGGACGATGTGGCCGCCGTCCTCCAGCACCTCAGTCTGGCGCTCAATCTCGTAGTTGATGGCGTCCTCAAGGTTCTTGAAAGAGTTGATGTTCTTCATCTCCGTGCGGGTGCCCAGCTCCTTGGAGCCAACGGGACGCAGGGACACGTTGATGTCGGCACGGAGATTGCCCTCCTCCATGCGGCAGTTGGAAACATCGATGTACTCCATGATAGCCTTGATTTTTTCCATATAGGCACGGGCTTCCTCAGCGGAGCTCATGTCAGGCTCGGAGACGATTTCCAGCAGGGGCACGCCCGTGCGGTTGTAGTCCACGTTGGAAGAAGCGGAGTCCTTGATATTGGTGCCGGAATGCACCAGCTTGCCTGCATCCTCCTCCATGTGGATGCGGGTGAGGCGGATGCGCTTCTTCTCCCCCTCCACGTCGATGTCCACCCAGCCGTGCTCGGCGATGGGCAGGTCATACTGGGAGGTCTGCCAGTTCTTGGGCAGGTCAGGATAGTAGTAGTTCTTGCGGTCGAACTTGCTGTACTTGTTGATTTCGCAGTTGGTGGCAAGGCCGGCCTTGATGCCAAACTCCACCACCCGCTGGTTCACAGTGGGCAGCACCCCGGGCATGCCCAGGCAGACAGGGCACACATGGGTGTTCTGGTCAGCGCCGAAACTGGTGGCGCAACCGCAGAAAATCTTCGTCTTGGTCTTCAGTTCGCAATGTATTTCCAGGCCGATTACGGCTTCATACTTCATCAGTTGTTACCTCCCAGCTTCGCCATCTTCGTGTGATAGTCCTGACTCTGCTCATAGGTGTAAGCCGCACGGATAATGGTTTCCTCGTCCAGGGCCTTGCCGATGATCTGCATGCCGATAGGCATTCCCTTGCTGGAGAAACCGCAAGGCAGGCTGATGCCAGGCAGGCCGGCCAGGTTCAGAGGCACGGTGCAGGCATCCTGCAGGTACATCTGCAGGGGGTCACCCGCCATCTCGCCGATCTTGAAAGCCGTGGTGGGAGCCACAGGAGCAAGAATCACATCCACCTGCTCGAAAGCCTTGGCATAATCCTCGGCCACCAGAGTACGCACCTTCATGGCTTTCAGATAATACGCATCGTAGTAGCCAGCGGAAAGGGCGTAGTTGCCAATGACAATGCGGCGCTTGACTTCCTCGCCGAACTTCTCTGTGCGGGTATTGGTCATCATGGACACCAGGTCCTCGCCCTCCACACGCTCGCCGTAGCTTACGCCGTCATAGCGCTGGAGGTTGGTGGCAGCCTCAGCGGGAGCGATGAGGTAATAGGCGGAAATGGCATAATCCGTGTGAGGCAGAGAGATATCCACGATCTCTGCTCCCATTTCCTTGTATTTCTCAATGGCAGCCCGGATGGCTTTCTCCACCTCGGGGTCCATGCCCTTCACGAAGTATTCCTTGGGCAGTCCGATCTTCAGCCCCTTCACATCCTCCACCAGAGCCCTGGTGAAGTCAGGCACAGCCGCCTCGCTGGAGGTGGAGTCCATCTCATCATGGCCGGCAATGATGTTGAGCAGATGTGCGCAGTCCGTCACATCCCGGGTCACAGGGCCAATCTGATCAAGGGAGGAGCCGTAGGCCACCAGGCCATAGCGGGAAACACGGCCATAGGTGGGCTTCAGGCCTACCACGCCGCAGAAGGATGCAGGCTGGCGGATGGAACCGCCGGTATCTGAGCCCAGGGACCATATAGCGGTGCCTGCAGCCACGGAAGCGGCGCTGCCGCCGGAGGAACCGCCGGGGACGCACTCGGTGTTCCAGGGGTTGCAGGTGGGATGGTAAGCGGAATTCTCCGTGGAGCCGCCCATGGCGAACTCGTCCATGTTCAGCTTGCCCAGGATGACAGGATTCTCTGCCTTGAGCTTCTTCATGACCGTTGCATCATAGGGAGGCACGAAGTGCTCCAGAATCTTGGAAGCGCAGGTGGTCTTCACGCCCTTGGTGCAGATATTGTCCTTGATAGCGCCGGGAATGCCCTCCAGGAAGGAAATCTCCTCCCCCCGGGCAATCTTCTCGTCCACGGCGCGGGCCTGCTCCAGTGCCTCGTCACGGGTGACGGTGAGGTAAGCCTTGACCTCTCCCTCCACCTCGTCAATGCGGGAGAGCACATCCTCGGTCAGCTCTACACTTGTAATCTCTTTATTCACCAGCATATCATGCAGGACATGAGCCGGTTTCTCGTATAATCTCACGTTCAATCCTCCTGCCTTATTCAGTCTTCCAGCACCTTGGGCACCTTGAAATAGCCGTCTTCCTTAAGGGGAGCGTTGGCAAGGGCTGCCTCCCGGTCAAGGGACTCCTTAACCTCGTCCTTGCGGAACACGTTCGCCATGGGCAGGGCGTAGGTGGTAGGCTTAACATTCTCCGTGTCCAGCTCGGAGAGGTTGTCCATATAGGTCAGGATCTTGTCCAGGTTGCCCAGGTAGCGCTCCGTGTCCTCCTCGGCAATAGAAAGCCGGGACAGCACAGCCACGTTATCCAGGTCCTCTTTCGTTACTTTCATTTCTATTCACCATCCAGCTATAAAATTCAACATTACAAATAAAGATTATAACGCAAAATAGCATATTTCGCCACAGGCAAAACCACTTAAAGCATGGTTATCGGATCTATATCAATGGCAACTTCTGTGCGTAAATGCAATTTTTGTTCCCGCAGGAATTCCTGCACAGTAGGCAGGTCAGCGGTCTTGATCAGCACCACGAAGCGGTAGATATTGCGGAATTTGGCAATCACTGCCGGGGAAGGGCCCACTATCACCTGCCTCTTGTCTCCCTTGAAGCGCTCCTCAAAGGCCTTCACCAGCCGCCTGCCCTTCCCCTTGGCCATTTCTTCGTCTTCATCCTGAAAAAGCAGCTTCACTATCCTGCTGTAGGGCGGATAGAAAAGTTCCTTTCTCATGGCTAGTTCCTGTCGGAAGAACTCCTCATAGTCCTGCTTCAGGCCTGCTGTCACCGCATAATGCTCCGGATTATAAGTCTGCACGATGACCTGTCCCCTGCCGCCATGACGTCCTGCCCGCCCCGCAGTCTGGGTAATGAGCATAAAGCAGCGCTCCGCCGCCCTGAAGTCAGGCATATTCAGGCTGGAATCTGCGCTGATAATGCCAACTGACGTAACGTTGGGTATATCGTGCCCCTTGGCCACCATCTGGGTGCCCAACAGGATATCGTACTCATGACGGCGGAAGCGGTTCAAGATTTCCTGATGGGCAAACTTCGTCCCCGTGGTATCCCTGTCCATGCGGATCACCCGGGCACGGGGCATGATCTCCCGCAGTTCCTGCTCCAGCTTCTCCGTGCCGGAGCCGAAGTACTTGATATAGCGGCTGCTGCACTTGGGGCACACATCCGGCACCTGCTCGGTCACATCGCAGTGATGGCAGGAAAGACGCCCGTTCTTGTGGTACACCAGGGGCAGGCCGCAGAGCCTGCACTTCATGACCTCCCCACAGGAACGGCACATGACGAAAGTCGAAAACCCGCGCCGGTTCAGCATGATGATGGACTGTTCACCACGAGCCAGGGTTTCCTCCAGCAACCGCTGCAAGTCCCGGGAAATGATATGCCTGTTGCCCAGCTTCAGTTCCCGCCGCATATCCACGGCATGAACCAAGGGCATGGGCAGGCTGCCGATGCGTTCCGGCAGCTCCAAAAGCTTCAGTTCTTCATTATTCGCACGATAATAGGTTTCAAGTGAAGGCGTGGCGCTTCCTAACAGCAGCACAGCCCTATGGATACGAGCCAGCTGCTCTGCCACCACTCTGGCATGATAGCGGGGTGACTCGTCCTGCTTGTAACTCATGTCCTGTTCCTCATCCATGACGATAAGGCCGATATCAGCTGCCGGAGTGAACAGGGCAGAACGTGCCCCGATGATAATGCCCGCCTCACCTCTTCTGACCCGCAAGATGGCATCATTGCGCTCGGACAGGGAAAGGCGGCTGTGCATCACCATGATATCCTCAGGGAAATACTCTTTGAAGGAGGCCACCACCTGCCCCGTCAGGGCAATCTCCGGCACCAGCACAATCACCTGACGCCCCAGGGCACGGACTTTCTTTGCCAGTTCCATATAGACCTGGGTCTTGCCGCTGCCCGTGACCCCCTTCAGCAAAAAGCCCTGGAACGCCTTGGCCTCTGCTGCCTGCTCCAGCTCTGCCAGAGCATTTCCCTGGGCCTCAGTCAGCTGGATTGCCGGCGCGTTGTTCAGTTCGGCTTTTCCTCCATAGCTGTCCCGCAGGACACGCTTCTGACGGACTTCCACCAACCCCTGCTCTTCCACCAGCTTGATAGTGGCAGGAGAAACCTTCTCTTCCCTAAGCGCAGTATATGAAAGCTCTTTTCCCTCGTTCTTTGCCAGAAGTTCCAATAAACGAAGCTGTGCTTTCTTGCGTTTGAAATCAACCTGCAGTTCTTCCGTGACTTCTGCCGTCAGGCAGACATATTTCTCATAACGTGCTTTATCCCGCTTCTCTGCCAGATAATCCTTGACGAGCACTCCATAGCTGACCATGCGCTCTATCAGGCCAGGCAGTTCCTCCCCCATCCCGGGCAAGGCCTTCCTGATCTCCCGCAGGCTCTTGGGGCCCTCAGCCATGAGATACTGGTAAACACTGCTGGCCATCGGCATGGCCAGCATCAGGTGCCCGCTCATGCTCTCCTCAGCAGCATAACTCACGGTAATCTTCAGCCCGGACTTCCCAGGCATGAAGAGCCGCATAATTTCCGCCAAAGAGCAGAGATAGAAGTCCGCAAGCCATCTGGCAGCCTTAATCATCTCCGGGGTGAACCAGGCTTCCTCATCCACTGTGGAAATAATTTCCTTAAGCGCATACTCATGCTTTGTATCCTCGGCTTCCTCCCTGATGGAGACAATAAAGCCCTCCACCTTCCGCCCCCCGAAGGGCACGAAAACACGCCACCCCTGCTCCAGAACGAATCCACGCGGCACAAGGTAGCTGAAAGCCTTGGCTATGCTTTTGACAGGAATATTGACGAATACCTCTGCAATTTGCATTTTACCCTCTACCAATCCCAAGTAATATCACAGATATTATATCACCATTGCTCTAATTTTGCCGTAAGCAAAATCTGAATATGCTAAGATTTTAGAAGGCGCTTAGAAATACCTCTCTAATCTTCACAACCTTGTTAAGGATTTCATATAATGCTACAATTTCCAAAGATTTTCACTATGCAGTATTACGTAACAGCCAGCAAGGAGAAACACTATGTATTTCACCATTGACCAGAGGCCCTTCAATAATCCGGCCTTTTGCAAGGAAGTAACAGAAACTATCAATAAGTATGCACAAGAACACAATTTTCCTTACACAGACCTCATCCGTGCCAAGCGAACAGCAGACGGCAGCAGCTACGAGTGGCATATATATCCCAATGTGCTGCTGAAGCATCTGGCCGTAATCGACTACCTGGAAACGCACCTTTCCAGCCATTATCCTGCTGAGATGAAACGCCTCAAACGTGAATTAAACACTTCGGTGCCAGATCTTTTGACCGACATTTCCGAAATGGTCAGTGGGAAATCTTTTGAAGCCACTCTCAAAGCTGACTGCAAAAACATCTACGCCTCTGCCAAAAACCAGAGCTGCTATACTGGCGCTCTGATTGATTATGAGAATCCCCAAAGCATCATTGGCCTCTTCATATACAAAGATGCCTGCCAGCTGGAAGGCTGCAAAGATTACAGTGACCTTGTGGATAAAGAACTCCTCATCCATGGAGAAATCTCATACTACCAGCCTGCCAATTGTTTCCAGCTCAAGGCCACCAGCATAAATGTGCTAGGTGACTGCACGCGACTGAAGAACGAGAAACTATGGGAAACGGAGTGTTTTGATATCCTGCGCAGTTGGGATGAAGTACGCACATACCCGGAACCGAAAAAGCCAAGCAGGATTGGCCTCGTAGCCAACATCCATACACAGGGATATCATGATTTCATGCAGACATTGGAAAAGAACTTTGGCAAGTATATGCCAGAAATTGTCCTCTTCGATATAACCATGGATGCAGAAAGCATCACCAGCACCTTGAGCAACATCAAATACACTTACGAAGATGAGTTTGACTACGTTGCCATCGTCCGCGGCGGCGGTGACAAGGAATCCCTTATAAAACTTTGTGAGCCACCTGTACTGAGTGTCATCCACGCCCTCGGCAACGTAGTCACTGGCATAGGTCACACAGACGACTTCCTGCTATGCGGCAGAGCCGCCCACTATGATGCAGGCACCCCCACCGCTGCCGCCCATTTTCTCAAGACCATGGACAGCA
This genomic interval from Selenomonas sp. AB3002 contains the following:
- the priA gene encoding primosomal protein N' — its product is MQIAEVFVNIPVKSIAKAFSYLVPRGFVLEQGWRVFVPFGGRKVEGFIVSIREEAEDTKHEYALKEIISTVDEEAWFTPEMIKAARWLADFYLCSLAEIMRLFMPGKSGLKITVSYAAEESMSGHLMLAMPMASSVYQYLMAEGPKSLREIRKALPGMGEELPGLIERMVSYGVLVKDYLAEKRDKARYEKYVCLTAEVTEELQVDFKRKKAQLRLLELLAKNEGKELSYTALREEKVSPATIKLVEEQGLVEVRQKRVLRDSYGGKAELNNAPAIQLTEAQGNALAELEQAAEAKAFQGFLLKGVTGSGKTQVYMELAKKVRALGRQVIVLVPEIALTGQVVASFKEYFPEDIMVMHSRLSLSERNDAILRVRRGEAGIIIGARSALFTPAADIGLIVMDEEQDMSYKQDESPRYHARVVAEQLARIHRAVLLLGSATPSLETYYRANNEELKLLELPERIGSLPMPLVHAVDMRRELKLGNRHIISRDLQRLLEETLARGEQSIIMLNRRGFSTFVMCRSCGEVMKCRLCGLPLVYHKNGRLSCHHCDVTEQVPDVCPKCSSRYIKYFGSGTEKLEQELREIMPRARVIRMDRDTTGTKFAHQEILNRFRRHEYDILLGTQMVAKGHDIPNVTSVGIISADSSLNMPDFRAAERCFMLITQTAGRAGRHGGRGQVIVQTYNPEHYAVTAGLKQDYEEFFRQELAMRKELFYPPYSRIVKLLFQDEDEEMAKGKGRRLVKAFEERFKGDKRQVIVGPSPAVIAKFRNIYRFVVLIKTADLPTVQEFLREQKLHLRTEVAIDIDPITML
- a CDS encoding HAD-IA family hydrolase; translated protein: MQYFNRAAVTAKAAVFDLDGTLIDSLEDLADSVNEVLTAHGFPTFEVDLYRYKVGNGSRKLIERVLPEDKAGDEALVDALLAEYKECYARNILNKTRPYAGIFNMLKRLQEMGVPLAVCTNKHQSAAEEICRKLFAEGTFVEVIGDQPDLPRKPDPLKVLKLAEKMGVSPKEVAYFGDSSVDMETARNAGAIALGVTWGFRTREELEESGARFILEMPADLFTKVEFVTGDDASEASEER
- the gatC gene encoding Asp-tRNA(Asn)/Glu-tRNA(Gln) amidotransferase subunit GatC encodes the protein MKVTKEDLDNVAVLSRLSIAEEDTERYLGNLDKILTYMDNLSELDTENVKPTTYALPMANVFRKDEVKESLDREAALANAPLKEDGYFKVPKVLED
- the gatA gene encoding Asp-tRNA(Asn)/Glu-tRNA(Gln) amidotransferase subunit GatA encodes the protein MRLYEKPAHVLHDMLVNKEITSVELTEDVLSRIDEVEGEVKAYLTVTRDEALEQARAVDEKIARGEEISFLEGIPGAIKDNICTKGVKTTCASKILEHFVPPYDATVMKKLKAENPVILGKLNMDEFAMGGSTENSAYHPTCNPWNTECVPGGSSGGSAASVAAGTAIWSLGSDTGGSIRQPASFCGVVGLKPTYGRVSRYGLVAYGSSLDQIGPVTRDVTDCAHLLNIIAGHDEMDSTSSEAAVPDFTRALVEDVKGLKIGLPKEYFVKGMDPEVEKAIRAAIEKYKEMGAEIVDISLPHTDYAISAYYLIAPAEAATNLQRYDGVSYGERVEGEDLVSMMTNTRTEKFGEEVKRRIVIGNYALSAGYYDAYYLKAMKVRTLVAEDYAKAFEQVDVILAPVAPTTAFKIGEMAGDPLQMYLQDACTVPLNLAGLPGISLPCGFSSKGMPIGMQIIGKALDEETIIRAAYTYEQSQDYHTKMAKLGGNN
- the gatB gene encoding Asp-tRNA(Asn)/Glu-tRNA(Gln) amidotransferase subunit GatB, coding for MKYEAVIGLEIHCELKTKTKIFCGCATSFGADQNTHVCPVCLGMPGVLPTVNQRVVEFGIKAGLATNCEINKYSKFDRKNYYYPDLPKNWQTSQYDLPIAEHGWVDIDVEGEKKRIRLTRIHMEEDAGKLVHSGTNIKDSASSNVDYNRTGVPLLEIVSEPDMSSAEEARAYMEKIKAIMEYIDVSNCRMEEGNLRADINVSLRPVGSKELGTRTEMKNINSFKNLEDAINYEIERQTEVLEDGGHIVQETRTFDPAQGITLSMRSKENAHDYRYMPEPDLPPIITSEETIEKYRSELPELPDARRARLESEFGLSDYDAGIITSSRAMAEYFDAVVATGADAKLAANWMMGDLLKNLNDEGLDISKSPVEAQRLGEMIQLIMKDTISGKIAKKVFKEMWTNTDSPEKIVKDKGLVQITDTKAIEGIVDVVIAKNQKAVDDYKGGNKKAIGALVGQVMKASKGKANPQMVNQLLAQKLDG
- the rlmD gene encoding 23S rRNA (uracil(1939)-C(5))-methyltransferase RlmD, translating into MKGKIPVQQGQVYEIEINTLGTSGEGVGRYEDFTVFVPYALPGEKAKVRITEVKKTYAMGKLLELVRKSSDRVEPVCPIYKECGGCQLQHLSYEAQLKAKRQQVIDAVTRIGKQPDLFVEPTLGAATPWNYRNKMQFPIGREKGKTVIGCFAQGSHNIIDTTDCHIQKEGNNEVVNAVREIVTRLNIPVYNEDKHTGVLRHVVGRVGSNGDIMVVIVTASKTLPREKEFVKMLRARLPKVVSVHQNIQTYRNNVIMGRDTRLIWGRPTIQDSLGRLNFHISPRSFFQVNTAQAEVLYNKAMEFANLKGEETVIDAYCGTGTITLFLAQKAREVIGIEIVKPAIQDANKNARDNNVRNAEFIVGDATQVMPRLYKQGVRPDVVVVDPPRAGCTETVLKTFADMQPVRIVYVSCNPATLARDIAVLDELGYKAVKVQPVDMFPNTSHVENVALLVKKD
- a CDS encoding exodeoxyribonuclease VII large subunit codes for the protein MYFTIDQRPFNNPAFCKEVTETINKYAQEHNFPYTDLIRAKRTADGSSYEWHIYPNVLLKHLAVIDYLETHLSSHYPAEMKRLKRELNTSVPDLLTDISEMVSGKSFEATLKADCKNIYASAKNQSCYTGALIDYENPQSIIGLFIYKDACQLEGCKDYSDLVDKELLIHGEISYYQPANCFQLKATSINVLGDCTRLKNEKLWETECFDILRSWDEVRTYPEPKKPSRIGLVANIHTQGYHDFMQTLEKNFGKYMPEIVLFDITMDAESITSTLSNIKYTYEDEFDYVAIVRGGGDKESLIKLCEPPVLSVIHALGNVVTGIGHTDDFLLCGRAAHYDAGTPTAAAHFLKTMDSKFYSQQRRIELAIKSEETKARTGFQSDRERADYWEQAYKRLEADYNELMNDSQSKGLWSAIKNLFC
- a CDS encoding class I SAM-dependent methyltransferase; the protein is MKANVRQRETAYEQEIKLQELIEAYWDERSGDFSRLRLKELAGPCGAAWRQVLAEKLPEGKLQVLDVGTGAGFLAILLAQLGHEVTGVDMSGEMLHQAKQNALAAGCRVDFCKGNAQVLDFADNSFDVLVTRNLTWTLPDVMEAYREWQRVLKPGGLLLNFDSDYGLAPFVKKDEPTDVHAGIRRELVTECNEIKDELRISTHRRPGWDVAFLRSLGMEVTLEEDIGSRVHVDESMQFDKVPLFCIAARK